A part of Streptomyces sp. NBC_01497 genomic DNA contains:
- a CDS encoding DUF3073 domain-containing protein codes for MGRGRAKAKQTKVARQLKYNSGGTDLSRLANELGASTSSQPPNGEPFEEDEEEDDPYAQYADLYNNDDDEDDDSGPSSQRRGA; via the coding sequence ATGGGGCGCGGCCGGGCCAAGGCCAAGCAGACGAAGGTCGCCCGCCAGCTGAAGTACAACAGCGGCGGGACAGACTTGTCGCGTCTGGCCAACGAGCTAGGCGCGTCGACTTCCAGTCAACCTCCGAACGGCGAGCCGTTCGAGGAGGACGAGGAGGAAGACGACCCGTACGCTCAGTACGCGGATCTGTACAACAACGACGATGACGAGGACGACGATTCAGGTCCCTCGTCACAGCGCCGCGGCGCTTGA